In the Cylindrospermopsis raciborskii Cr2010 genome, TCGTTGGCTGCTGCTAGACCTGCTTCTGTCAGGGTGATTTCTCCACTACTATTGATAGTGAAAAATCCATCATCATTACCGCTGGAAATAAAGTATTGGGTGACACCTACATTATCAGTGTTAGGAAGGTTATCGGTTGCTGATACTGTTCCTAATACAGAACCTAGGTCTTGGTTTTCTTCGTAGGAGAGGACTTGATCCATTGTTATAACAGGATCAATACCATCGAACACGTTACTGAAATTATTACTGAAAGTATTGCCCGCAATGTTGATACTGTTTGTAGTAGCAGTTGCATCTAAAACAACACCATAAGCATTATTCTCAAAAGTGTTTCCATTAATGTTAATATCACCTGTAATCTCATTGGTATTCCTGAGATTTACTCCCACCTGCCAACTGTTAATAGTGTTATCTTCAACAGTAAGGTCACCAGTATAAGTGCCATAGTCAGCAAAAGTTGGTATTAAATCAATACCATAATAACTAGCTTCTAGTGGATCTCCATCTTGTCCCAAAAGTTGGTTACCTCTGATTAGAGTTTCCCCAGGTAAACTGCCATATAGGCTCAGACCAGTAATTATATCAACACCACCATTTATGTTCTTGGGTGTTAGAGTGTTGCCCTCAACTCTTACTCCGTTGAAATTACCCCGCACTTCTAAGGAAGATTTATGATCGGTAATAAATTTTACTTGAGCTAGATCCATTGTGATATCATTGTCACGGATCACCAAATTACTACCGGAAGGACCACTCAATCGAGCAGTTGCCATGACAGCGGGAATCAAACCTGATTTGCCATTACTAGGAGCTTCACTATAGGCGTTAATAAAGTTGTTATCAGGGAAAGTGTTGCCTTCTATAGTGATATTATCAAAAGCAAACGGACTATCTGTCTCACCAAACAACTGAATACCACCGCTATTGTACTCACCTTCGTTATTCTTGATGAGGACTTGATCGTTATCTCCTTTCAGTTCTAACCAGTAGTTACGACCAAAGAATCCATCTCCATAACCACCATAACCATCTCCATAGCCACCATAGCCATATCCAGATCCACTAAAAAATTCTCCAAATCCATCAAAATTGGCACCTCCAGTATGTAGTCCATGGTAAAATTTATTATCCTCTATGGTAACATTAGTCAGAGATGCTAGGTAAAGATGGGCAGCTCGAGGACGCCAGAAGGTGTTATCATCAATGTTTGAATCTTGTAAACCAGCCAGGTATATAGAACCACCTGTACCACCACCGCCCAATAAACCGCCTATGTAGTTGCCAGCAATTTGCCAACCCGTGACTACTCCAGTTGGGTTGTTAATGCTCGCATCTCCAAAACTGGGGCTATTGTTGGCAGTATAACCAGTGAGGTAGTTGTTAAGCAGTTTAAAATTATCTGGGGTATCATTCCACTTTAGAGGACCATTTTCATTTCTGAGTCGGAAACCATCAATAGTAACATTGTCTTCTGTTACGGTAATAGTCCCTTTAATCCACGCTTCTTGAGTATTACCAAAAGCGTTATCGATAGTTCCGTTATCATCTTGATATCGACGAAAATCTTCATTAGCTGTTGGCAATCCTCCAACTCCTAATGCTGCATTAATATCCGGATCCAGAGGCTTAACCCCTAATCGGTTTTCAAAACCATCTATTCCCTCAAAAGTACCATAAGGTCCTATTAGAGTCACGGATTTATTAATGGTCAGATCTTCTTGATAAATCCCAGGCCTTACCACGATTATATCATCGTTATTAGCAGCATTAATGGCTGCTTGAATTGTGGTGTAAGTTTGACCCGCTCCAACTGCTAAAATTGCCATGTAATTTCTCCTGTTAAAAGGTAAAGCCGAATTGCTCTTAATCCTTTCTCCCAAAAGGTGAAGAGGTTAATTTGTTTGGGAGTGTCAGCTTGTTTATGTTAATACGGTCAGATTAATGAAAATTCCGCCACATTTTCTAAATTTTGCCTAATCATCAAAGGCATCGCGTAACCGTTGTAGCATTTTGCCGATGGTAAGGAATTCAGTATTTTCAGATAGTGCAATCACCGTATCATCACTGCTAGTATCAAGGATTTGGTTAAATACTACTATAGCCCTACCCAACTGCAAGGGTTCAATTGTTACATCTTTTACTGGACCATGTTTTACTTCCGATTTGGTTGTGGTAGTTACCGGATCCTTAGTAATGCCACTAGCAACTAAGGTAATAGACAAGTCTGGTTTCATAGTCTGGTTTGTTCCAGTTACCATTAAACCTGATAAACTATTAATTAAAGACGTAACTTGAACAAAGTTAGCTCCTGTCAGAGCTATGCTAGTACCAGTTTGTATCTGGGTTAGAGATAACCCAGCGGAAGTTGCAGTAGCAATAAACCCAGCAGCATTAGCGACCCGTTCGGAGGTGCCAGTCAAAACCAAGTCCAGATTCTGGCCATTGGCAATTCTCAAAGTCGCAGTGGTAGAAACCTCTTTATTATCTGCATTCTGATTTATGGGAGCAATACGAAGTGTAGTAGCATTGATGGTCATCTCCGCTCCTCGCCCTGATACCACTTGAGTAGCAATAGTTTGACCTGCTTGCAATGGTGTTACTGGTAATGTAACTTCTCCAGTTGGGGATGATAGTATACCCCTAGGAAGTTCCTTGGGAACAGATTCGGTTGCAGTTGCTAAGGAAGGTAAAGTGAAAGCTGCACTGGGGGTGATTGTAATTTGACTGACTGGACTGGTTAGGGTTACGGGTGGTGTGGATACATTTGATATAATAGTACCTGCTACAGTAGGCGCTATTATCTGTAGTTCTGTTAGAGTTTGAGTCGCAGTCTGGTTTAGCACCATTTGACTCCCAGGGTTAACTACCGGTACTATAGGTGTTGTTTTCTCTGAAGAAACCTCCGTAGATGGTGCGGATGGGGTAGATGTAGCTACTGATGGTATGGATGTTGGTACTGTTGGTGTAAACGTTGGTGCTGATGGTATGGATGTTGGTACTGTTGGTGTAAACGTTGGTGCTGATGGTGTGGATATTGGTACTGTTGGCAAAACAGGTGAAATATTACTTGTTCCCAAAGAACTTGGCAGAGTAACACCACTTACCGCTCCTACGGGGACTGAACCAGCAAGCGTTTGCGTAATTGGATAAAAGCTGAAAGCACATCCTAAACCAGAAAGAGTTGTCAGTATAAGTACATATTTCATATCACTATCTCCTTACTAAATGTATCATTATGATTTTTATCAGCTAAGGGGTAAAATCAAAACCATAGCCAATACTAAAACTCAATACAGATCCAGCTTCTGTATTGTTTAGTACATCTCCATAAACTACACTTAAGGTAAGAGGTAAGGTCCGCATAGGTAGGTAGGATGCGGCAAGATTTAGTCCTCGTCCACTCCAAGCGGTGCTGACTCCAATATTTGGGTGTACTTGAATACCAGCTCCAGCAATCAGTCCCACACCAGCATTGGAAAACAGAGGGGCTCCACCCACGCCTAGGGACAGGTTTATGGGTAGGGGATTTGCTGGATTAGTTTTTAAAAAGTGATAGGCACTGACTATTCCATAAACACTTGATGATGTATGTGCAGTATCACTACCATATTTAGCAAAGTTATTCCAGCCCACAGCCCCGGCGATATAGGTGCTGGGAGTCGAGTAAATGCTGCGGTGTATCTTAGCATTAAAAGACCCATTGGTAGCAAATCGCCTCATGCTCAGGTTGTTATAGTTCAACTCTAAACCAAATATATCTGTAGCATTGCCAAGACCAAGACTAGTTGAAATACCACCATCTATTACCGGTCTAACTCTGTCCGCAGTTGCACCCGCAATGGCCACATAAAAATCTCCCCAATTCGCACCAAAAGCTGAGGGAATGCCAGCAGATGTACCAGGCGCATAAACTCGTTTTCCATTTACCATCCGCATCAGTCTTACTCTCATTTTCTGGCGCAGCTTAGTGGGATCAACTTCTTTTGGTTGAGATTTTTGTTCCGATAAATCCGATAAAATGGTTGTTGGTTTTGCCTGAGCTTGTAGGGGAAAAATAACTGAGGAAATAAAAGTATCTAATACTAAATTCACAGCTCCTATATTTAACAGAACAATTGTGGAAAAAATCGAGCTGGTTAAACGCATTAGACACCGCATCTTGCAGATCCTTTTTCTTCGATTTAGGCCATCATCCCCGGAAGTGACTACATATAATCTCGTAGTTATTGCTCCCAAAGATCTAAAATTATTACTCTGACACCAATAGCAAAGCTCAAACTCATAGTATTAAGCTATTGACCTGCTCCTGATCTCTTAAATAATTGTTCAGCTGATTTATGTAACTTCCGGATCAATTTGTAATGCTTTCAGGATACTTTTTGACACGCCAAAATAAGCCCAGCTCACACTGTGTTTAGCACAGAAAGCAGTGAACATAAATCTCTTTCTAGAAGTGGGTAGATACTTATAATCGGTAGTCGCAATCATTATGTTCATAGAAAGGATGGCGATCGCACTCTGACTAAACCTAGCACAGGAATATTTTTTTAGCGGTATGCTCACAGGAATTTAATAATTTTTTTTCAAAAACAATAAAAAATAGCTGAAAGTCTTGTTATGTAGTCAATACAGGGTTTCACAAAAAATTTATAAACCTACCATATTTCCTTAATTAGATCTATTATATATCAGTAGGGTCTTTTTGTGCAGGAGTATATGAGGCAAGTTAATGATTTATTTAACCTTAATCTGACTGTTGGTGTAGCTTGGCTGTTGTTCACAGTACAGCCAAGTGTTGCTCAGACTTCTCCCCAAAAACTAGTGGCCCCACTTGTGGGCAATATTAATGTATCTAATATTGATATACTTCCCAACATTATTGATTTAAACACTAAAGAGTCAATAACTAGATTATTATTACGGGATGCACCTGTTACTGAAGTTTTGTCACTATTAGCTCGTACTGCAGGGTTAAATCTTATTTACTTTGAACAACAAGAAATTAACTCTGGTCAAGACAAGTCACAACAACAGGTGATTAATAACAATACTAATAATAAAATTAGAACTAGTAGTAAAATTTCCTTAGATATTAAAAATGAGTCTGTACAAAAAGTATTTAACTATGTTTTACAAGTTAGTGGATTAGAAGCTAGACGGATTGACAGAACAATTTTGGTGGGGGCCAAATTACCTAATACCAGTGTTGATAGAATAGTCAGGACTTTACGACTGAATCAAGTAACAGTAGGTATAGGTTTAGACTTTTTGGTAGCCTTGGGTGCGGAAACTGAAGTCAGTCGTGAAAGACCAGTAACTACAGTTAATACCATACCCATCGCAGGTGGAGTTACACCGGTGACTCAATCTCAGACAACTACTGAAACCAAAATGGAGGCCAAGCGGGTTGATTATCAAGACTCCACACCTTTGCTGAGGGGATTACAAATTGTGGGAGATGAACGAACAAATTCGATTACTTTGATTGGCAATCCCCAATTAGTTGATATAGCAACTTCAAAATTGACTAACCTAGATATTCGTCGTCGTCAGGTGAAGGTGAATCTGAAAATTATTGATGTTAATCTCTGGGGAATTCAAAACTATAACTCCAGTTTTTCCTTTGGGATTGGTGATAATTTCTTTTCTAATGACCAGGGTATAGCTACCTTCAATTTTGGCAACCAAAGACCATTCACCGGTTCGGGAGCAGTACCAGCTTCCCTAGTGGGTTTACCCAATCGGTTTTTAGCTTTTTTACAAGCCCAGGTAACAAATGGTAATGCTAAGATATTGACAGATCCTAGTTTAATTGTTCAAGAAGGACAAAATGCAAATGTTAAACTAACTCAACAAGTCATTGGACAGGAGAAGATCACCAGAATTGACACCCCTGGTAATTCTAGGGAGGAACGGATCATCGAGAAAGAAGAGGTTGGTTTAACCGTAAATGTGAGGGTTGAGCGGATTGATGACAATGGTTTTGTTTCCCTATCGGTTGCTCCCGTGGTTAAATCTCCGGTTAATTCAGAATCAACTGGTGCGGGGAAGGTTACCCTAATTGCTGAACGCTCTCTTAACTCAGGACTAATTCGTCTCCGGGACGGTCAAACCCTTCTCCTTTCCGGTATTATCCAAGACCAAGACCGGACAGTGGTCACCAAGTTCCCCCTCCTGGGTGATATTCCTCTCCTAGGTGCATTATTTAGAAGCACCAACAAAGACCGTGAGCGCAGAGAAGTGATTGTACTGCTTACCCCCAGAATAATTGAGGAACAGTCCTGAACAGTCGCAAAAGACCAGATGCACAATTCTAAGGTGATGTTACTGGCTTAATGTTTTTGGCTTTGTAGAAGGTTTCTAAACTATCTCTATCTCCTACAAAGCGCCAATGCCATGGTTCGTAACTTACACCTTGAAGATTATCCCGAGGAAAGGATAATTCAAAGCCAAAACGAGCAGCATTAGATTGTAACCATGTAAATGCTTTTGTACTTTCAAAGATAGGACTGAGATTGGTTGCCGGTACTGCTCCATCACCAATATCCACAGCATAACCAGTATGGTGTTCACTGTAACCAGGAGGGGCACTAAGTGCTGCTCTTTCTGCTGGAGTTTGATTGCGTTGGGCACCTACGTCAAAGAACAGTTGTTGTTGTTCTTCGATGGAACGAAAACCGGAAATAGGTACTAGGATTACGCCTGCACTCCTAGCTGATTGTACCATGGCTTGAAATTTTTGAGCAGCACTCCGCCGCATATTAATTTTTCCATCAGCTGTGATAGGAGTTAGCTCTTCTAATGATGCTTCTTTATAGGCTAAATGTCCCAATACTGCATTGTTACTTGATGTGTTGGATGGGGTGGATGTAAGAGGTGTTGATTGAGTATCAGTATTTTTTTTAGGTGCAGTAATAAAGAATAAGAAACCACTACCTACAGCCATGATAGCAAATCCTAGGACCCCACCAACTATTAAAATCAGAGGTTTTAAGCCCGTGGAAGACCTCTTCTCCGCAGTATCCCGTAAAGCGGCCGGAATATCATCGTTTGACAATAAGTTTTCGGGATTTCCCGGAAGTCCACCATTTTTCAAGTTTCTACTCCTGTTTAACCAAAAGAATAGGGTGCGCCCCTTCTAGGAAGGCTTTTCCTGGTTTCTAGTATATAGCCGCCAGAATGCTATTTACCACTAATTTTAGGTTCTAATCACAACCGTGGAAATTCCAATAATTTCATCATCTTTTGTACCTAGTATATAAGCATGGACCTCTTTGTCACCAATTTCATACACTTTTGCTTCAGCCAAATTGTTTTTTAAAACAAGTACAAGGCCTTCAAATCTCTTGGCTAGATTTCGTTCCTCCTCTTCATACCAATCTTCCTGTTTTGTGACTCCCTGAAAAAAATCATCAATGGTCACGGTTCTAACATTACCTATAATACCAGTTTTTTGTTGAATAGTAGTTTCATTGAGATTAAAAAATTCCCAACAGACCACATTAAAAGGATATTCAGACTCACTGGACATAAACAAGCCCTCTGTGGTTTGTTTTAGTAGGTCAGTTAATGATTTGCTCATTTTATTGATTGCTTGCCACTGATTTACCATAACACCAAATAACAAAAGGCGACACCCAGATTCGAACTGGGGGATAAAGGTTTTGCAGACCTCTGCCTTACCACTTGGCTATGTCGCCGCACTGCTAGTTTTTTTCATATTATTTATAGTATCATATTCTTTTATGAATTGCACCACATTCCCCAAAATTTTTTTTGGAAATTAGCATTATGGCTCCACTACCAGATTACCGTCCTAAACAATTATCTGTCGGACCTTTAGAAGCAGAAATTCTGGGCATCGTTTGGGATCTAGGCTCGGCTACAGTTAAGGACGTACATGACTTGATTCTGGGTGACCCAGATCGTGAACTAGCTTATACTTCCGTCACTACTGTTCTACGTCGTCTCACAGAAAAGGGTTGGTTGGCCTGTGATAAACAAGGAAAAGCATTCTATTGGCGACCACTGGTCACTAAGGAACAGGCAGAAATGATTAGGGCGCATGAACATTTACAACGGTTTTTGGCTGTGGGTAATCCTGATGTGGTAGCCGCCTTTGCTGACAGTTTAGACGAAGCAGCTAGTAAACAAATTCAGGCGATCGCTCAGAGGATTCAATCTGCACGCCAGGCTAGAGGAGATAAATAAGGTTATGCATCTACTAATGCTGATCACAGCTGTCACAATTGCCTACACCTTGCGATATTCTGCCTATATACCGCAAGGAAATTGGCATCTGAGGTGGAGCAGGACTTTATTTTTCTTCCTTTTCCCCCCGTTGTTGATTTTGATGACGGTGATGGCCGTGGTCTGTATGGGAACCCAGGGTCAAATGGTGGGAATATATACAGATTATTTTAGCTATGTTTTAGGTTGGTTGTTTCTAGGATTTTTAGTTTTTGTAGCTTTAAAACTGGCTTGGCAAGGCTGGCAATCATTAAAGTCTGCCCGTGAATGTCCCACCATCAATCTCACAGGCCAATCAGCCAGATTGCTACCTACCTCTGCTCTATTTGCAGGACAAATTGGTTTTTGGTCTCCTGAACTAGTGGTGAGTCAGGGACTATTAAAACATCTTTCTCCGGAACAATTAGAGAGTGTTCTAGCCCATGAACAGGGACATTATAGTTATAGAGACACTTTTTGTTTCTTTTGGCTGGGTTGGATTCGTTCCTGTAGTGCTTGCTTACCTAACACAGAACCTTTATGGCAAGAGCTATTGATGTTGCGAGAACTGAGGGCTGACAGTTATGCTGCTGCTCGCGTAGACCCCCTTGTACTGGCTGAGTCTCTACTATTAGTGGTAAGCAGTCAACCATTGGCATGGGATATATGTTGTGCAGCACTAAGCTCCTCTAAAGTTGATAGGTTGGAGCAGAGAATAGATGCTTTGTTATTTCCCTTAGAACCTAACTGGCCAGAATGGGATTTAAAATCAAAATTACATTACTGGCGAGTTTTTGCTTTAGCTCTTTTACCTTTAGTAACTGTTTTTTTCCACAGTTAGATCATGAGCTATTATGAGACAACTAACTGATACCCAACCTCCTCAATTAATTGAGCAATCCGACCACCAGGATGAAAGGTAGCGTTATCAACAATCACCCACGTAGCAATAGATTTTCGTGGGTTGAGTTTAATAACTCAATATATCC is a window encoding:
- a CDS encoding secretin and TonB N-terminal domain-containing protein codes for the protein MRQVNDLFNLNLTVGVAWLLFTVQPSVAQTSPQKLVAPLVGNINVSNIDILPNIIDLNTKESITRLLLRDAPVTEVLSLLARTAGLNLIYFEQQEINSGQDKSQQQVINNNTNNKIRTSSKISLDIKNESVQKVFNYVLQVSGLEARRIDRTILVGAKLPNTSVDRIVRTLRLNQVTVGIGLDFLVALGAETEVSRERPVTTVNTIPIAGGVTPVTQSQTTTETKMEAKRVDYQDSTPLLRGLQIVGDERTNSITLIGNPQLVDIATSKLTNLDIRRRQVKVNLKIIDVNLWGIQNYNSSFSFGIGDNFFSNDQGIATFNFGNQRPFTGSGAVPASLVGLPNRFLAFLQAQVTNGNAKILTDPSLIVQEGQNANVKLTQQVIGQEKITRIDTPGNSREERIIEKEEVGLTVNVRVERIDDNGFVSLSVAPVVKSPVNSESTGAGKVTLIAERSLNSGLIRLRDGQTLLLSGIIQDQDRTVVTKFPLLGDIPLLGALFRSTNKDRERREVIVLLTPRIIEEQS
- a CDS encoding M15 family metallopeptidase, whose amino-acid sequence is MKNGGLPGNPENLLSNDDIPAALRDTAEKRSSTGLKPLILIVGGVLGFAIMAVGSGFLFFITAPKKNTDTQSTPLTSTPSNTSSNNAVLGHLAYKEASLEELTPITADGKINMRRSAAQKFQAMVQSARSAGVILVPISGFRSIEEQQQLFFDVGAQRNQTPAERAALSAPPGYSEHHTGYAVDIGDGAVPATNLSPIFESTKAFTWLQSNAARFGFELSFPRDNLQGVSYEPWHWRFVGDRDSLETFYKAKNIKPVTSP
- a CDS encoding nuclease A inhibitor family protein gives rise to the protein MSKSLTDLLKQTTEGLFMSSESEYPFNVVCWEFFNLNETTIQQKTGIIGNVRTVTIDDFFQGVTKQEDWYEEEERNLAKRFEGLVLVLKNNLAEAKVYEIGDKEVHAYILGTKDDEIIGISTVVIRT
- a CDS encoding BlaI/MecI/CopY family transcriptional regulator, with the translated sequence MAPLPDYRPKQLSVGPLEAEILGIVWDLGSATVKDVHDLILGDPDRELAYTSVTTVLRRLTEKGWLACDKQGKAFYWRPLVTKEQAEMIRAHEHLQRFLAVGNPDVVAAFADSLDEAASKQIQAIAQRIQSARQARGDK
- a CDS encoding M56 family metallopeptidase; amino-acid sequence: MHLLMLITAVTIAYTLRYSAYIPQGNWHLRWSRTLFFFLFPPLLILMTVMAVVCMGTQGQMVGIYTDYFSYVLGWLFLGFLVFVALKLAWQGWQSLKSARECPTINLTGQSARLLPTSALFAGQIGFWSPELVVSQGLLKHLSPEQLESVLAHEQGHYSYRDTFCFFWLGWIRSCSACLPNTEPLWQELLMLRELRADSYAAARVDPLVLAESLLLVVSSQPLAWDICCAALSSSKVDRLEQRIDALLFPLEPNWPEWDLKSKLHYWRVFALALLPLVTVFFHS